A genomic window from Sulfurimonas paralvinellae includes:
- a CDS encoding FAD-dependent oxidoreductase yields MSKVYFSTWKGESINNIGKSEEEWEESAYNLPAQYDDHRDSKAFIGWDGVALFNEDVDVIRLAMEYAAQYQEYSEACGRCAPGRWGGRILYDVLDKIARGEGEVADLDHLKEIGKSMQITSKCEIGKTVPNPILDLMTHFEDTFMECINEKKKSKHYEDSIGYIAKITAPCTDACPSHVDIPGYIEGVRDLRFDDSLMATRQTMPLAHTCGRVCPHPCEDACRRTNLDEPISIMSLKRLGADWETDHEYDFFHPMEKKAPIGKKVAVIGAGPAGLTTAYYLAAEGVEVDVYEDLPVLGGEVAVGVPEYRMPIDKYNQDIECVRDMGVNFITNSRISADDMRRFENEYDATMVAVGTRISKKVRCENERPEIKGYWGAIDFLDRVNLYEKYGIKIPKEVQEENLLTTDYVDLTGKTVVCVGGGFTSMDVVRCAIRANAKKVYMIYRRDEKTIIRNTTYEEYHEAVEEGVEFLFHSAVNKISTDENDVLNELLIDKFELVPDPDGGRAQLVKIEGESYTIEADYLIPAVSQSADLDLLPEEWDIEMTSWATIKTNGKDYMTSRKGIFAAGDCEYGPMTIVNAVGQAKRAASVMARYVQTGEVTLTDEEIMEDHLMKLKVYDKKEKVSGWLPGLPREHSSVLAVDDRKDNNKEVNLGFTQEQALAEAERCMRCYYIAMVQA; encoded by the coding sequence GTGAGTAAAGTCTATTTTTCTACTTGGAAGGGTGAATCTATAAACAATATAGGTAAATCCGAAGAAGAGTGGGAAGAATCAGCTTATAACCTGCCGGCACAGTATGATGATCACCGTGATTCCAAAGCCTTTATAGGCTGGGACGGTGTGGCACTTTTTAATGAAGATGTCGATGTCATCCGTTTGGCAATGGAGTATGCTGCACAGTATCAAGAGTATTCGGAAGCATGTGGACGATGTGCTCCTGGACGTTGGGGTGGTCGTATCTTATATGATGTCCTTGACAAGATTGCTCGCGGTGAAGGTGAAGTAGCTGATTTGGATCACTTGAAAGAGATTGGAAAAAGTATGCAGATCACTTCTAAATGTGAGATTGGAAAGACTGTTCCAAACCCTATTTTAGATCTGATGACACACTTTGAAGATACATTCATGGAGTGTATCAATGAAAAGAAAAAATCAAAGCACTATGAAGATTCTATCGGTTATATCGCAAAGATAACAGCACCTTGTACGGATGCCTGTCCATCACATGTTGATATTCCGGGATATATTGAAGGCGTAAGGGATTTACGTTTTGATGATTCATTAATGGCGACACGTCAAACGATGCCGCTTGCACATACATGTGGGCGTGTCTGTCCTCACCCGTGTGAAGATGCATGCCGTAGAACGAATCTTGATGAGCCTATTTCTATTATGTCACTCAAACGTCTTGGTGCTGATTGGGAAACAGATCATGAATATGACTTTTTCCATCCGATGGAGAAAAAAGCACCTATCGGTAAAAAAGTTGCAGTAATCGGTGCAGGACCTGCCGGTCTTACAACGGCTTACTATCTTGCAGCCGAGGGTGTTGAAGTTGATGTTTATGAAGACCTTCCTGTTCTTGGTGGTGAGGTTGCCGTCGGTGTACCTGAATACCGTATGCCGATTGATAAATACAATCAGGATATCGAATGTGTTCGTGATATGGGTGTCAATTTCATCACGAACTCAAGAATCTCTGCAGATGATATGCGTAGATTTGAAAATGAGTATGATGCAACGATGGTCGCTGTTGGAACACGTATCTCTAAAAAGGTTCGTTGTGAAAATGAAAGACCTGAAATTAAAGGTTACTGGGGTGCGATTGATTTCCTCGATAGGGTAAACCTTTATGAGAAGTACGGCATTAAAATTCCAAAAGAGGTACAAGAAGAGAATCTTCTAACGACTGACTATGTTGATCTAACCGGTAAAACAGTTGTTTGTGTCGGTGGTGGATTTACCTCTATGGATGTTGTCCGCTGTGCCATTCGTGCCAATGCCAAAAAAGTTTATATGATCTATCGTCGTGATGAGAAGACAATTATCCGTAACACGACCTATGAAGAGTATCATGAAGCAGTAGAAGAGGGTGTTGAATTTCTTTTCCACTCGGCTGTCAACAAGATCTCTACCGATGAAAATGATGTTCTAAATGAACTGCTCATCGATAAGTTTGAACTTGTTCCCGATCCTGACGGCGGTCGTGCTCAACTTGTTAAAATCGAGGGTGAATCTTATACGATCGAAGCAGATTATCTCATTCCTGCCGTTTCTCAGTCAGCAGACTTAGACTTGCTTCCTGAAGAGTGGGATATTGAGATGACTTCATGGGCTACCATTAAAACAAATGGTAAAGACTATATGACCTCACGCAAGGGTATCTTTGCTGCGGGAGACTGTGAATATGGTCCGATGACGATTGTCAATGCCGTTGGTCAGGCAAAACGTGCCGCTTCGGTTATGGCTCGTTATGTGCAAACAGGAGAAGTGACGCTTACAGATGAAGAGATCATGGAAGATCATTTGATGAAACTCAAGGTCTATGATAAGAAAGAGAAAGTGAGCGGCTGGCTTCCGGGTCTACCGCGTGAGCACTCTTCTGTACTTGCTGTTGATGATCGTAAAGACAACAACAAAGAGGTTAATCTTGGATTTACTCAAGAGCAGGCACTTGCTGAAGCCGAGAGATGTATGCGTTGTTACTATATAGCAATGGTACAGGCCTAG
- a CDS encoding NADH-ubiquinone oxidoreductase subunit E family protein, which translates to MKRYDLRKLGNDFEPRMKEILEEKHKPNETLIFLFEIGDFTPIQRSADLVKECGYELYNSLKFNEVDWTIVVKK; encoded by the coding sequence ATGAAAAGATATGACTTAAGAAAACTTGGAAACGATTTTGAACCTCGTATGAAAGAGATTTTAGAAGAAAAACATAAGCCGAACGAGACTTTGATCTTTCTTTTTGAAATAGGTGATTTTACACCGATTCAGCGCTCTGCTGATCTTGTAAAAGAGTGTGGGTATGAGTTATACAACTCATTAAAATTCAACGAAGTCGACTGGACTATCGTCGTGAAAAAATAG
- the nuoD gene encoding NADH dehydrogenase (quinone) subunit D, producing the protein MAQVTNRLTPFFENITFDRDDNELILNFGPQHPSAHGQLRLMLHLQQEQIVKAHPDIGYLHRGMEKMAENMIYNEFMPTTDRMDYIASSSNNYGFALAVEKLIGLEVPRRAKVIRMLLLEINRLMSHLFWLATTALDIGAMTVFLFAFREREYLMDIIEGYCGARLTHAAIRIGGVPLDIQDGFLHQLRVFLNKLPENIKDYEDLLDSNRIWRMRMEEVGTIPTEMALSWGCTGPMLRASGVAWDIRKEEPYELYDEVEFNVPFSDKGDNFARYRIYMEEMRESAKILYQCIEMYEKCEKDGQTELMAHAPKYISAPKLDIMTQNYSLMQHFVLVTQGMRPPVGEVYVPTESPKGELGFYINSQGGPYPYRLKLRAPSFWHTGILTDLLPGHYIPDVVSIIGTTNIVFGEVDR; encoded by the coding sequence ATGGCACAAGTAACAAACAGATTAACACCGTTTTTTGAAAATATTACATTTGACAGAGACGATAATGAATTGATTCTTAACTTCGGTCCACAGCACCCTTCTGCTCATGGACAGTTAAGATTGATGTTGCACCTGCAACAAGAGCAGATCGTAAAAGCACATCCGGATATCGGATACCTTCACCGTGGTATGGAGAAGATGGCTGAAAATATGATCTATAACGAGTTCATGCCGACAACGGATCGTATGGACTACATTGCATCATCTTCAAATAACTATGGATTTGCATTGGCAGTTGAAAAGCTCATTGGTCTTGAAGTACCACGTCGTGCGAAAGTTATTCGTATGCTTCTTTTAGAGATCAACCGTTTGATGTCTCACCTTTTCTGGCTGGCGACTACGGCTCTTGATATCGGTGCAATGACGGTTTTTCTTTTTGCATTCCGTGAGAGAGAATATCTTATGGATATCATCGAAGGTTATTGTGGAGCGAGACTTACACATGCGGCTATTCGCATCGGTGGTGTTCCTTTGGATATTCAGGACGGTTTTTTACATCAGTTAAGAGTGTTCTTAAATAAACTTCCAGAAAATATTAAAGATTATGAAGATCTTTTAGACTCAAACCGTATTTGGCGAATGAGAATGGAAGAAGTTGGAACGATTCCGACAGAAATGGCACTCTCTTGGGGATGTACAGGTCCAATGCTCAGAGCGAGCGGTGTTGCCTGGGATATTCGTAAGGAAGAACCGTATGAATTGTATGATGAAGTAGAGTTCAATGTACCGTTCTCTGATAAGGGTGACAACTTCGCCCGTTATCGTATTTACATGGAAGAGATGAGAGAGTCTGCGAAGATTCTTTATCAATGTATAGAGATGTACGAGAAATGTGAAAAAGACGGTCAAACAGAGCTAATGGCTCACGCACCGAAGTATATTTCCGCGCCGAAACTTGACATCATGACGCAAAACTACTCTTTGATGCAGCACTTCGTGCTTGTAACGCAGGGAATGAGACCGCCTGTAGGTGAAGTTTATGTTCCGACTGAATCACCAAAAGGTGAACTTGGTTTTTACATCAACTCTCAAGGTGGACCATATCCGTACAGATTGAAACTTCGTGCGCCATCATTCTGGCATACAGGAATCTTGACTGACCTCCTACCTGGTCACTATATTCCGGATGTTGTATCTATAATCGGTACGACAAATATTGTATTTGGTGAGGTTGACAGATAA
- a CDS encoding NADH-quinone oxidoreductase subunit C: protein MRAYTPKDDVQAKAYYTDRFYVAPQVPKENVDCDEVFAADLAAIKEKFEVKDAYIQVEQMVIYINPHDIYGVLELMRDELEYTQLSELSAIDWLAKDDTFEIFYQMLSMTKRKRVRVKYFIKNGQAVDSVEKLFRSADWSEREMFDMFGIEANGHPFMKRILMPYDWQGHPLLKTYPLEGDEFAAWYEVDKIYGKEARDIIGPELRDTARVDRYDSERFARLGFEVPKGTEITGDEERHVESYQEEGGVFMVTKLDKESSKVIDDPQR from the coding sequence ATGAGAGCGTATACACCTAAAGACGATGTACAGGCAAAAGCCTACTATACAGACAGATTTTATGTCGCGCCGCAGGTTCCTAAAGAAAATGTAGACTGTGATGAAGTATTTGCAGCAGATTTGGCAGCTATCAAAGAAAAGTTTGAAGTAAAAGATGCTTACATTCAGGTAGAGCAAATGGTCATCTATATCAACCCGCATGATATTTACGGTGTGCTTGAGTTGATGAGAGATGAACTTGAATATACACAACTTTCAGAACTTTCAGCGATTGACTGGCTGGCAAAAGATGATACATTCGAGATCTTCTACCAAATGCTTTCTATGACAAAACGTAAACGTGTCCGTGTAAAATACTTCATTAAAAACGGTCAGGCAGTAGACTCTGTCGAGAAGCTTTTTAGAAGTGCAGACTGGTCAGAGCGTGAGATGTTCGATATGTTTGGTATTGAGGCAAACGGACATCCATTTATGAAACGTATTTTAATGCCGTACGACTGGCAGGGACATCCACTTCTTAAAACGTATCCGCTAGAAGGTGATGAATTCGCTGCATGGTATGAAGTAGATAAAATCTACGGAAAAGAAGCACGTGATATCATCGGGCCTGAACTTCGTGACACTGCAAGAGTTGACAGATATGATTCTGAGCGTTTTGCCCGTCTTGGATTTGAAGTGCCAAAAGGTACTGAGATCACAGGTGACGAAGAGAGACATGTTGAATCTTATCAAGAAGAGGGTGGCGTGTTTATGGTTACAAAATTAGATAAAGAGTCATCAAAAGTAATTGATGATCCGCAAAGATAG
- a CDS encoding NuoB/complex I 20 kDa subunit family protein: MAQHKVNYTQDGGLPVALTSIDKIVNWGRSNSLWALTYGLACCGIEMMASGASRFDFDRYGTIFRASPRQADVMIVAGTLTKKHAEFIKRLYDQMTEPRWVISMGSCANTGGMFNTYATVQGCDRIIPVDLYLPGCAPRPETLQYGVMLLQKKIRANKAGNAQKAKRLM; this comes from the coding sequence ATGGCACAACATAAAGTAAATTATACACAAGACGGTGGACTTCCTGTCGCGCTGACTTCTATTGACAAGATAGTAAACTGGGGACGTTCAAACTCACTTTGGGCACTGACATATGGTCTTGCATGTTGTGGTATTGAGATGATGGCCTCGGGTGCATCTCGTTTTGACTTTGACCGTTATGGAACTATCTTCCGTGCTTCTCCTCGTCAGGCTGACGTTATGATCGTTGCCGGAACACTTACGAAAAAACACGCAGAGTTCATCAAGCGTCTTTATGATCAAATGACAGAGCCAAGATGGGTTATCTCTATGGGTTCATGTGCGAATACAGGTGGAATGTTCAACACATATGCAACTGTTCAGGGATGTGACAGAATCATTCCTGTTGACTTGTATCTTCCTGGTTGTGCACCACGTCCTGAGACACTGCAGTACGGTGTGATGTTGTTACAGAAAAAGATCCGTGCGAACAAAGCCGGTAATGCACAAAAAGCAAAAAGGTTAATGTAA